The nucleotide sequence caacaaagaaaaaactaaagCTCTTTACAAACTTGAGTGCAATGGAAAAATAAGGGGTATaaacagtgttgggaacgttactttaaaaaagtaattagttatagttactcactacttgttccaaaatgTAACttagttagtaactgaattactctataataaaagtaactcgttaccagggaaagtaactatttgtgttactgtataaaaaaaaaaaaaaaaaaaaatgcacgtcaacagacagcaagagttttatcctgcacttcaagtattttctttgtaagaaaagtgtttttggccactagctttgtagatgcgtgttaCACATTggatgtacacattacatgcacgttcttgcctttgaccacaatgaatttgaagtagtgcttatatcttcaccttgaaaatgccaacttttcatcggattgctcctgactcgccatctctgctgcgaatctctgtgtagctgttgcgtgtgtgtgtgtgtttggcgccgctggcgcagccgGGGTCAGGGgtccgttcggattgcatagtttattaaatcaatgcatagtaatgcaccgcatttaacgttcagtaaaagtaattagttagattaccgtgttactgaaaaaataacgatGTTatctaacgccgttcttttaaacgccgttattccaaacactgggtataaataataataacagtctaATTTTAAGTAAGGTCTCAAATTACAAATATTGTTCAGTAGTCAAAAGCGTAAATCCCATGGGGGACGGGACGGGATGGGACGGGACATGACAGgacaagacccccccccccccccccaatctgATCTGAGGGTTGTCCCCCCTAATATTATGATTAAAAACCATGCTATGTAgtgtaaaaaaacaatgttttatactTTATGAAATAACTGTAAGTACTCAAACACAAACAgggaaaacatgcattttaagatTAGAAAGATTTTTAGCCTCCCTCTCTcttgcctcacagtgctttggtcCTGCTTTGCTTTTATTTCgcctacacacaaacacaagtccTATGAGAGAGACATCAATAGTTATGGAACTCAAGCAAGTAAGGGTGTCAGCTGTTTTATTCACTTCGGATGATGAACATCGGATGAAGTGATTATTTCATCTTTAATACATGATGCCAATGTATTTATTGATGAGTCCactatattagtaataataatgttaccTGCTTGACGGAAAGGTTTGCCAAGTTTTCACAACATAACCCGCCCAACAgttactcaaaactagcccacaCTAACGGAGTTTCGAGGGGCATTTCAGGTGCTAAAATACAcattattggggtcgcttcaacttgcggtgcggacatgaaaaacagcctgcatcaaaaaaataaataaaaataaaataaattccatgggaaaaccgcagacttggcaaaaCTGTTGCCAATTACAACAAAATGAATCCAAAATTAAAAttacgtctgtagtcatgaagtaatttgaaaaactggtgctggcccacctgaaggacattaATGGAACCTTGCTCGATTCTCCTCAGTTTGCCTACAGGGCAAACAGGTCTGTTAATGATGCAGTAAACactggactgcattatgttctgcaacatctAGATAGACCAGGGACTTAtatgaggatcctgtttgtggactttagctCGGCCAAACATTCTCCTGTCCAAACTACATGTAACTCAGCTCTCCAtccccacctccatctgtcagtgtatcgacagcttcctgacagacaggcagcagctagtgagtcTGGGAAAAATACTCATCCAGCACCCTTATAATGAGCACTGGAGCTCCCCAGGGCTCTGTTCTCTCCCCAGTTCTCTTTTCCCTGTACAccaatgattgcacatctaaggacccatCTGTCAATCTCCTGAAGTTTGCAAACTCGCCATCatagcactgtgactgcagtggagtcattcaggttcctggcaCCACCCTGTCTCAGGACCTGAAGTCAGACATTcacattgttaaaaaggcccagcagaggtttaACCTGCCACAGAAGCTGCAGAAACTGTTTTAATTTGCCATCACTGAACcaatcctctgcacttcagtaacttactggttcagctcagctaccaaatctgacctcagaagactacagaggatTGTCCGGACTGCTGAGTGAATCATCGCTACAACCCTTCCTTCTATACTAGAACCGtacaaaatcactctggacccatAACATCCAGCagactccctctttgaactgtttccATCTGGTCGAtgctacagagctctgagcaccagaatgaccagacactgaaactgtttcttcccccaggcaatcaatctaatgaacacttgataataactatggaacacacaacactatttatatttatacgcACATACAATTATTTATCCAACACACATAATTACCTGTATATACAAAACTGcctattgtaatatacctgcacatATAATTGTCAATTTGTATGTTGTTATTCCTtccctacttatttgtattttttttattttatcatggtgttttttttttttttttttttgaaaaacaaattcatGAAACCAAattgtgtaaacatacctggaaATAAAGCTCATTCTTCTGTAATGGACAGTAATGTCTACAACGGACACGACCACAACAGCTTGATGTTGTCTAATCTGGCACGGTCTTCCAGCTGCACTAAAAGCAGTACGGCTTTCCTCTGTGTATACGTATCCTTACAAGTACAATTTTGAACAAGGACAagccctttttcttttctttagaaaTTTACTTTGTATTGAATCTGAAAACATTCCTTTCAGAAATATTCCAGAAGTTAATGTTTTTGGCAGAAATGACAAAGCAATAAAGATGTTCTCTTTAATGAGATTTACTAATACATCAAAGGAAATTTTGGGGGTGAAATCCCATGTAGCTACTGTAGAAGATTGATCTTAAGTCAGAATGCCACGCCGTAATTCCTGCCTTCATAGCATCATATCTAATTCACTGCCTTACTCACAAACCACAGACCTGAATGCTGACTTATGTGTAGACCCATCCAAGCTCTACAGATGAATTGGAGACGAATCAGTCTCTGTCTCACAGGGAAAGTGCTCAGCGCTCCAGAGCTTCTCCAAAGTGTCTGGAATGGCTGTTGACAGTCCCAGTCTTTAATGTAGGATCAAGAAAAGCTTTAGCTCATTGCTCTTTTCAACCCACTCCTCCATTCTTGTCTTAACtactttcaaatgtttaatattgcTGCCTTCAGTGGTAATTTATTCCACTAAGATGCACAAGGAACTACAATGGTCATATATACCAAACAGAAAACTAAAATAGTCTGGAAATCTATTCTCACGGTAGACATGTATATCATGAACATATTGAAAGTGCTATAACTAAATGAATTAAGTTATTTCATAACATTAAACAATAATCATTATCAAGACTGGATAAAATGGCTGTAGTTGATGAGCGGTGCTGAGAAATTTGTTTATAATTCTGCATAATTAACACTAAGAATTTTACAATAATCACTTGTTTAAAATAACTCCCAATGATTCATATAAACAAGCAAAGCTGTTCTTGAAAGACAGAACCACCCAAAGTAATTAAACAAAGATGTTCTGCTATTGAATTGACTTTAGGCAAATGGTAAATATACCAAGTATATACTGATGGACCCTTTAATGGTTTCCAACCTAAGGGTTTTGCATCGGGTAAAAACAGTTTCTTTCTAAAGAGGTTGGACAAACTATCTCAAAAGACAGAAAAAGGATCAAAAATCCTCAATGTTCACTGGAATAAACatgtaacataataaaatatgggTGATTATGAAGGAGGAatgtttttcaatgaaaatgaattCCTATGCAAAAACagctttaatgaaaaataaattacattggaCAAAAAGCATTCATTATTTGCTTTGCACTGACACTTTAATTATAAAGTTTGCAGTGAACTTCAAAGGTGTATGATTTTATAAAGCAGATGTGTTCATTAAAAAGTACAATGATATTGAACAGAACACCCACATTTTGACCAAACATCCATGATTTGCATATGGATAAATGATATTTGGATGTCTGTAACACTTTGCCCAAAGTATCTGTATAATGCATTGAAAAGTTTAATGCATCacttatgccttgtaatgcaccttataattgaattatataatctcatgaataattgtagccacagttataatacatttattcattattacactttaaaaaagtataatgcattaaaacaccagacaaacaaactttaaattgtATAATGCCACTtaaatgtggttctttttttattattattttggttaattctaatgcattatacatatagACTTCAAGCACAGTGTAACTGCAATGTCCtatgaaatatttaaagctaAACATTAGACATACACAACAGAAACACCTAGTGTTAAAATAATTTTCCAGACCTGAAAAAAAGTAGCTTTTGTTTCCAATATACAAGCATGTTTTGATATTGCCCTTAACTACAGGATCTAACAAAACACAACATGTTGATCTTTCCTTTTCCTATGCTTATCTAATAACAAACCCATTCAAGCAAAGCCCTTAACATCACAACTGGAAACTCACTGGCGGCAGGTTCGACCTACTCCAAGAGTgcaattatcagaataaaaagcTTTCTCTCTGCCTTGATGAAAGGCCGGGAGCCCCCTTGAGCGACTCAACATCTTGTTTATTTACACTCAAAATTACACCGCTCTCTTCCTGTGTCATGTTCTTTTGGTTCCAATTTGTTTTGTTATGCTTCCACTAAAAATGAACAAGTATGCGTGTGGTCGCAATAATTTTAACAGGCTGACACTCTCTCCGCGCACACACTCACAtgaagactcacacacacacattccgcCCTGTGCCCTCTCACCTCTGTGACACCTTCAACTATACCACATTGCAGGACAGCGAGGGGAAGGGGAGAACTTCAAAGTGGCTGGAGGGGGGTGCTTCTTTTTCCTGCCACTTGTCATCATCTAAGGGTCTTTGCTGCCTCCCTTATTACTTTAATCAATTCCAACTGCTTCAAGAGGCTTTGATGGGGGAGCGGGGCAAAGCATGCTGGAAGCACCTGCCGCTGAGCAGAGCACAGGTGGCCTACAGAGCCACGGGGTGAGATTCGAGACCTCTTTACCAGGAGGCAATAAGAGCGCATTTACCCAGCAGGCATTCCAATCGGCCCATCGTCACAGAAAAGTGCTGGCGGCGCATTGTTAAAACGCTAAACAATATGAATGTTTAAGAAAACCTGATGAGAACTGATTGACAtgtggaaatattttttattttattaaatcagtCATACATTTAATACACTTGAATACAATGGCTACAATTGAAGCATGTGCGAATAGTCCAGGATGTTCATGTTCAGCAGAACTAGGTTATGTCGCCATCTGCTGACTCCTCAGCAAAATCAAAAGTCAAGAAGCTGCAAAGGAAATgtcatattaaaaaagaaattagtTTCACTacggaaaattaaaaaaaatactcaaaataagATGGGAAAAATTCCTTCTATTTTACGatttattaaaagcaaaaaaacaactacaaataGAGCACAGAATTGTGTAACACATTTAACAAATCTTTtctctttggaaaaaaaaaaagtatttctattcctatatataaatgtttataaatatataaattaatttagattaattcttagcaaataaaacatttaaatgaactacAGATACATCAAGCATATgcaaaaagataaaactcaccaGTTGTGGCAGAATCTTTTCAAAGTGTTCAATATCAACAGTGTCACAGTCCTCACTGTCGGCCTGTTTTACAGCTCTGCGTGTCGCCTCTGTAGCATACAGACTATTGTCACAATAATACTGAAGGAAATTAAGTTACACTGTACTGTAACAAAAGTACAGAATGACTGCATGTGTCAAGTTGGCCTTACCTTCAACAAATACTTTCAACATCTCTGCTACAAGTATGACAGCATCACTGCTGACTGTGGAGGAAAAACTTCAAAACTGAATGCTGCTCATCTGCCTGATCTCAAAAAAATTTTTCATAATAAGTAtgtttctgtctttgtgtgtACCCTTACATACGTATACTAATCCACATGTACTGATCAATGTTGTAAGGGTGGTTtattaaaacactgtaaatgaaTTAAACCCAGCTCAGTTAAAGTGAATGGAAAAGCTAAAGATGAATAAAGAACATGCATCTGTGTTtctatttttgaaatgtttttttttttattgaatttataaaggttctgtaaattaaattgttGCATATTCTATCGCGTAGGCTACATGCAGCTGGGAAAGGtttattgtgaataaataaattaattaattaaaaaaaaaaatcatttcattcATTTGAAGAAATTTACCATCCCCAAATTGTAAACACTGGTCTTAAAGAAAGCTAAAAGTTTGCCAAATTCAGCTTTGTTCAACTTTTAAATTGgtcaaagacaaaataaaaataataaataaaataagaccaCATACTTGCTTTAGTAAAATATGGGCTAAAAAGATAATCTCACTAGTTCAGTTTCCTGTCTGCACAAATGTGACACATTTATACATCTtcaaatttatgtttttatatatatatatatatatatatatatatatatatatatatatatatatatatatatatatattatttttttttttgttgttgttgttgttgcaacaCACTCCTAGTCCTAACCACAAAATGAAGAACAAGATCATGTTGTGTTTTGACATTATGACAGGTAACGTAACGTTAACCAAGAGACTGACTTGAAGATAAGACTAAAAAACTTCAGTCTATGTTTAAAAGCACAACAGTTCCTTAAGCAATAACGTATCTCACTTTAACCCCACAGATGACAAGTGAAGCATATATTTCCCCAAAATAACTGTCTCACCTTTGGTTTTGTCCTCCTTGAAAGAGCGTGTCAAAAGTTTGGCAACGGTTTCCTTAAAAACATAagaatttaatctttaaaaatggGAATGACGTAACGCCGTCGTCTACACGTTCAACATGCTATCTTGATACGAACTGCTTGTAAAAGAGTTGAAAACGTATAGATAAACGTACTGAAATATACCTTTTTAAACACGACTTCATTTCCCGCGTTCGCCATTCTGACACGCTGGGCTCCAGTACTGACAGGATCGGCTTCTTCATTTGCTGAATGGCATTTCTGACTGACGGCTGCTGCTGCCCTCTGGCGCATTAATACACAACGACAACACGAATGGCTGATAAGCGTTTATGGAGAATTCATATTGGATCTAAAATTTCGCATACTTTTAATCGCCAAAATAAGTTTAGAATGTTTACACCTTTTATTGTCTACGTATAAGTTATAGCTCCTTGGTCCACAgtctttcttgaaaaaaaaatgtggtgcATCTTTGTTGTTGCATTTGTAATCATGGTACAAACACGATACAGATAGCCTGGTGATTTCACGTAGGCTAGTTTGAATGCTAACAATTAGCATGTTATTTTCACCAAATTTAACAGAGATATTATTGACAGATATGCAGAACAACGAGTTTAGTTATGCAATAACTAATTTAAGTAGACTATTCCTGCAGTATTTATAATGTTTACAAATTCAGAGGTAGcatttagtatagggaccaattctcagtaTTAATTGCTTATTAGAATGGAACATatcggctgtttattagtgcttataaattACATATTCATTCCTAATAAATAACCTAACAACTATATAccatactaactattaataaacagcaaatcggAAGTTCACTGAAACTAAAtacatagttaatggtttgttaatagctgGAATTgggccttaaaataaagtataaacaaTTCAGAGtaaataagcataaaaataatgttttccccAGGAACACtcctgtggcgagtggggcggggccgagaggcgtgggaacgaggagtgaggccaggtgtagtgattggagatgagctacacctgagccccaccgctagtatcgagtcccacgtaggagatggaaggatataaaactggaacgacgaccgtgaaggacgagagaggaccaggcctgggacattattttaatgtgtgtgctttttatttatgcgcaccagtcggccgtgaggggctggtgcgccgttttgtatttattttggatattaaagtgctttttgattgtgcgccggttcccgcctccttcttcccgatgattaggaagtttgaattattacagttttatatccttccatctcctacgtgggactcgatactagcggtggggctcaggtgtagctcatctccaatcactacacctggcctcactcctcgttcccacgcctctcggccccgccccactcgccacatacccccatcgcccctcgcaggccggggggtactcccgagactgcgctctactccccccccccccttccctccgggggagaccgctcacggggacctgcgggaacccgggggtaggacagacgaggcgagagaaaaggagatggaaggaggagcgacagggacgagagaggggagagaggaaaaaaaaaaaaaaatccggttcccagacgcactgctgctcggccctccaccggctgggtgatctcctccgcggtgcccggcggtggcactggacggccctcggaggacggcacgacactcctccgccgcccggtggacggcgacggctcctccgattttgggcagcggcaggagtcccccgttccctgcccctccggattccgtcacggaggcggcaggctccggccccctggcgaacggcgccgactcctccgctccctcacggacggcagccgcccctccttgtcgtgggcggtcggcagcgagctcgcccgtccccggcaactcgctccagcccaccgcctcgagcgtccatggcggcacatacatcgccagctcgagggcaccgcggattcaccacagcggcgagggatcttcagcagcgcgtccctccttctcccgggcttcggcaccactgtaataaacaaatctccatattcatcgggaagaaggaggcgggaaccggcgcacaatcaaaaacactttaatattcaaagtaaaacagcgcgtcagcccctcacggcgactgacgcgcacaaataaaagccaaaacataaaataatgtcccaggcctggtcctctctcgtccttcacggtcgtcgctccagttttatatccttccatctcctacgtgggactcgatactagcggtggggctcaggtgtagctcatctccaatcactacacctggcctcactcctcgttcccacgcctctcggccccgccccactcgccacaactcCTTATTaaagtaacaataataatgatgatgatggtatGGTATGATAATGATAATTTTGACTCAAAATGTTTATTGTTCCCCAAGCATTCTCACTATTAGGCTGCTGTATTAAGCTGTAAAGTCAATTCAGATTATTTGAGCCTAAAAAGTCAGTTCAGTTCTACTAAGGCTCTCTGTGGAAAAAGCTGAAGATAacccttaaagaaaaaaaaaaaaaaactttcaataaACATCAATAAGATCTCCTCTAAGAATTCATTTATTCAGCATTTCAGGTATTAAAGTGATCATTTACAGTAGGGATACAGATATTAAATCAAACAGGGTTTTACTCTTAAGTAGaaaatgtaacaatatacacTGGATTATCaagcaaaaacattttagttCACATTGTGGTAGGATGAGGTTAATCATTTCAGCCAGTAACTGTCGGTGCTCCTTTATTCCACTTCTAATTCACACACTGGCCTGCTTGAAAGGATTGGCATGGAGGACCATTTAACTGATTGTCAGATCTGTTCTGGGCAGACAactaaaagagagaaagaaagaggagagCGATGTAACTGGGTTCATGTTGTACTTCtccattccaaagcataaaataagGTCTGTTGTTCAAGAATTTACACAAAATTCCCCAA is from Carassius auratus strain Wakin chromosome 28, ASM336829v1, whole genome shotgun sequence and encodes:
- the cenpx gene encoding centromere protein X; amino-acid sequence: MANAGNEVVFKKETVAKLLTRSFKEDKTKVSSDAVILVAEMLKVFVEEATRRAVKQADSEDCDTVDIEHFEKILPQLLLDF